A section of the Leptotrichia buccalis C-1013-b genome encodes:
- a CDS encoding ATP-binding protein, giving the protein MLKKFTVQNFKNFEDITLDFGNIRNYNFKENVIKNNIISKMLILGKNGSGKSNVGLAIFDIINHLTDKEKRLNEYKNYLNYNLSNKDNAFFCYIFQFDSDRVKYEYKKIDSETIVEEKLYINDKLCIEYNKNKKIVKIEIEEYVKNFENFNKDLSVNEFEKISLVKYIKGNILLIKEKALYKFFDFIDNMLWIRSLQEGNTYMGYSNGSEKILKGIIDLNKVKEFEKFLEEAGIKQKLVQNEDRILIEFKSGKQVDFYKIASSGTKILALLFFWMEISIKNVSFLFIDEFDAYFHYSLSKFILERLFSNDNIKQVALSSHSTSLIDNEILRPDCYFVLNDKGKIKQFSEITDKKIEEYHNIEKMYRTEVFEYE; this is encoded by the coding sequence ATGTTAAAAAAATTCACAGTTCAAAATTTTAAAAATTTTGAAGATATTACATTGGACTTTGGAAATATTAGAAATTATAATTTTAAAGAAAATGTAATAAAAAATAATATAATTTCTAAAATGTTGATATTGGGAAAAAATGGAAGCGGTAAATCAAATGTCGGGCTTGCAATTTTTGATATTATTAACCATTTAACAGATAAAGAGAAAAGACTTAATGAATACAAAAATTATTTAAATTATAATTTAAGCAATAAAGATAATGCTTTTTTTTGCTACATTTTTCAATTTGATAGTGATAGGGTAAAGTATGAATATAAAAAAATTGACAGTGAAACAATAGTAGAAGAAAAACTTTATATAAACGATAAATTATGCATTGAGTATAACAAAAATAAAAAAATAGTAAAAATTGAAATAGAAGAATATGTTAAAAATTTTGAAAATTTTAATAAGGATTTATCTGTTAATGAATTTGAAAAAATATCATTAGTAAAGTATATTAAAGGAAATATCTTGCTTATAAAAGAAAAGGCATTATATAAATTTTTTGATTTCATTGACAATATGTTATGGATTCGTTCCTTGCAGGAAGGCAATACATATATGGGTTATAGTAATGGGAGCGAGAAAATATTAAAAGGGATAATAGATTTAAATAAAGTTAAAGAATTTGAGAAATTTTTAGAAGAAGCTGGAATAAAGCAAAAATTAGTACAAAATGAGGATAGAATACTGATAGAGTTTAAGTCAGGAAAACAAGTGGATTTTTATAAAATTGCTTCAAGTGGAACTAAAATTTTGGCATTGTTATTTTTTTGGATGGAAATTTCCATAAAAAACGTAAGTTTTTTATTTATAGATGAGTTTGATGCCTATTTTCATTATTCATTATCAAAATTCATACTTGAAAGATTATTTTCAAATGACAATATAAAACAAGTAGCATTATCTTCACATTCGACAAGTTTGATAGATAATGAAATTTTACGTCCAGACTGTTATTTTGTTTTAAATGATAAAGGTAAAATTAAACAATTTTCAGAAATTACTGATAAAAAAATAGAGGAATACCACAATATAGAAAAAATGTATCGTACAGAGGTATTTGAATATGAGTAA
- a CDS encoding radical SAM protein encodes MIRYSVIKEKNPREIVLLKGFSCAYGKCAFCNYILDNTDDEEEMNRVNLEAINQITGETRALQVINSGSVFELNDFTLSKIKEVCQEKNIKILYFEAYFGYINRLDEIRKYFSEQEVRFAIGIETFDNEFRTKVLTKNFVTNDKVLEKIKKEYKMGLFMICIKGQTKEMILRDIELAQEYFDEIALSVFVNNDTKVERDEELVKWFLTEIYPELNKNQNIEILVDNKDFGVYVQ; translated from the coding sequence ATGATAAGATATAGTGTAATAAAAGAAAAGAATCCTAGAGAAATAGTGCTTTTAAAAGGATTCAGCTGTGCATACGGGAAATGTGCATTTTGTAATTATATTTTGGACAATACAGATGATGAAGAGGAAATGAATAGAGTAAATTTGGAGGCGATTAATCAAATTACTGGAGAAACTAGAGCTTTGCAAGTTATAAATTCTGGTTCTGTCTTTGAGCTGAATGATTTTACACTTTCTAAAATTAAAGAAGTCTGTCAAGAAAAAAATATAAAAATATTGTATTTTGAAGCATATTTTGGATATATAAATAGGCTTGATGAAATTCGAAAATATTTTAGTGAGCAGGAAGTTCGGTTTGCTATTGGAATTGAAACTTTTGACAATGAATTTAGAACAAAAGTTCTGACAAAAAACTTTGTTACAAATGATAAAGTTTTAGAAAAAATAAAAAAAGAATATAAAATGGGACTTTTTATGATTTGCATAAAAGGACAGACAAAGGAAATGATTTTGCGTGATATAGAACTTGCTCAAGAATACTTTGATGAAATTGCACTTAGTGTCTTTGTAAATAACGATACAAAAGTGGAGCGTGATGAGGAACTTGTAAAATGGTTTTTGACTGAAATTTATCCAGAATTGAATAAAAATCAGAATATTGAAATTTTGGTAGATAATAAAGATTTTGGAGTATATGTGCAGTGA
- the cbiE gene encoding precorrin-6y C5,15-methyltransferase (decarboxylating) subunit CbiE, whose product MKNKINVLGLGPGNLDYTLPVVLKEIEKSDIIIGGKRHIESLGKYAENKEYCYINADLQRVLDFIEENRNKKISLILSGDTGFYSMLTFMRKHFEAKELNVIPGISSIQYMFARVSEYWNDAFVSSVHGREVEYVQKLREFGKIGLLTDNKNTPQKIAEILLENGMEKAIIFVGENLSYENERILEFSAKEMVKVDEKFEMNVVVIYWNGKE is encoded by the coding sequence ATGAAAAATAAAATAAATGTACTTGGTTTAGGACCGGGAAATTTGGACTATACTTTGCCAGTTGTATTAAAAGAAATTGAAAAATCAGATATAATAATTGGTGGAAAAAGACATATCGAAAGTCTTGGAAAATATGCAGAAAATAAGGAATATTGTTATATTAATGCTGATTTGCAAAGAGTTTTAGATTTTATCGAAGAAAATCGAAATAAAAAAATATCACTAATCTTATCTGGTGATACAGGTTTTTATAGTATGTTAACATTTATGAGAAAACATTTTGAAGCAAAGGAACTTAACGTAATACCTGGAATTTCTTCAATTCAGTATATGTTTGCTAGAGTTTCTGAATATTGGAACGATGCTTTTGTATCAAGTGTTCATGGACGAGAAGTTGAGTATGTTCAAAAATTACGTGAATTTGGGAAAATTGGACTTTTAACAGATAACAAAAATACACCTCAAAAAATAGCGGAAATACTGCTTGAGAATGGCATGGAAAAGGCTATTATTTTTGTTGGAGAAAATCTATCTTATGAAAATGAGAGGATTTTAGAATTTTCAGCAAAAGAAATGGTGAAGGTTGATGAAAAATTTGAGATGAATGTGGTTGTTATTTATTGGAATGGGAAGGAATAA
- a CDS encoding MalY/PatB family protein yields MSKKYDFEIILSRKGQGSYKWEQMYEVLPELEDDIVPFSVADMELKIAPEITEGMKKYIDEAVLGYSGTYPKYYEAVIGWMERRHGFKVEKDWILCTPGVVSAIYVAIKAFAKENEGVIMFTPVYYPFYSAITSNKRKLVDCGLVESKNENGEIKYSIDFEKFEEFAKDENNKVLLLCSPHNPLGIVWSREDLKKIGKIVVENDLIVISDEIHFDIVMAGHKHTVFQTLSEKFAEITITCTAPTKSFNLAGAGISNIIIKNEKLRKKFKAEMEKMSMHVFATLSYKACELAYAEAEEWLDEFLLLIDKNQKLVNKFFEEKFINLKALLIQGTYLQWLDFRSLGLKNKELAEFMNKKARIFFSEGYTFGKAGGGFERVNLAVPTEYLEKMLERLYEVLKIEFPKFCKNK; encoded by the coding sequence ATGTCAAAAAAATATGATTTTGAAATAATCCTAAGTAGAAAAGGGCAAGGTTCGTATAAATGGGAACAGATGTATGAAGTGCTTCCAGAGCTGGAAGACGATATTGTTCCGTTTTCTGTGGCGGATATGGAGTTAAAGATTGCTCCTGAGATAACAGAAGGAATGAAAAAATATATTGATGAAGCGGTTTTAGGGTATTCGGGGACTTATCCTAAATATTATGAGGCTGTTATAGGCTGGATGGAGAGAAGGCACGGTTTTAAGGTGGAAAAAGACTGGATTTTGTGTACTCCTGGCGTGGTTTCAGCTATATATGTTGCAATTAAGGCTTTTGCGAAGGAAAATGAAGGTGTGATTATGTTTACGCCTGTTTATTATCCGTTTTATAGTGCGATTACTTCAAATAAGAGAAAATTGGTGGATTGTGGCTTAGTTGAGAGTAAAAATGAGAATGGGGAAATCAAGTATTCTATTGATTTTGAGAAGTTTGAGGAATTTGCAAAGGATGAAAATAATAAGGTACTACTTTTGTGCAGTCCTCATAATCCGCTTGGAATTGTGTGGAGCAGGGAAGATTTGAAAAAGATTGGGAAAATTGTGGTTGAGAATGATTTGATTGTGATTTCTGATGAGATTCATTTTGATATTGTGATGGCTGGGCATAAACATACGGTTTTTCAGACTTTATCAGAAAAATTTGCTGAGATTACAATAACATGCACTGCCCCTACAAAGAGTTTTAATCTAGCTGGAGCAGGAATCTCAAATATAATTATCAAAAATGAGAAACTACGTAAAAAATTTAAGGCTGAAATGGAAAAAATGTCTATGCATGTTTTTGCAACATTATCATATAAGGCATGTGAACTGGCTTATGCAGAAGCAGAAGAATGGCTGGATGAATTTTTGCTGTTGATTGATAAAAATCAGAAATTGGTAAATAAATTTTTTGAAGAGAAGTTTATCAATTTAAAAGCCCTGTTAATTCAAGGGACTTATTTACAATGGCTGGATTTTCGGTCGTTGGGGCTTAAAAATAAAGAACTTGCAGAGTTTATGAATAAAAAAGCAAGAATATTTTTTAGTGAAGGATATACGTTTGGGAAAGCTGGAGGCGGATTTGAGAGAGTAAATCTGGCTGTACCAACAGAATATTTGGAAAAAATGCTGGAAAGGCTTTATGAAGTGTTAAAAATTGAATTTCCTAAATTTTGCAAGAATAAGTAA
- a CDS encoding L,D-transpeptidase, translating to MIKRTKLKKSKFFIAALTMLSIMSANSFSASKKSSQQKQQHTEWKQITLEPDLDGDGIKDKIDVEYAEMGGNIYLKFTPYVFTEKAKFEKGKQVEKTITKSDFEEKFDNFVKGFIAEYPKKNGGSQPAVTEQPIETQDTNAETPAPAVENKPEETATTINNKTDETDKKPVSQKKNTVNSEGNTENDKALDSLRESNMVKAQNTVLDNKNNDNSNNSAQNQNINSSYSYIKQYFGKRTENLTFNFGYDKHSPRDMDEFVFIKTATSIRKEPNSNAKVIKSATYSQKYKTTGIVKTNVGNKSDEWYEVFFDNQLGYIPKSAVEKREFDWNDMMKKVDKTNKFIKEAVSANKKIYVLDDYVPLGGGESGKRDKFGNRANQSEFGYIDKSFKDYINIPDRTIMVVEEENDKYVKVKIDAYDNGVYYLKPSSKKYLKEAGITGEVSRFIYVDRSSQNEMIIEKSGNGWNVVTSSFVTTGKDAGNSFATPYGTFLIAYSKPVMSYTGSGGGVVGDAKYAVRFSGGGYMHGIPSVFEPKNTREQRKAATAKKIGTYPESHKCIRHYDDQIKFIYEWLGNSSPGHSEGFRVPSVPTVMLVK from the coding sequence ATGATAAAAAGAACAAAATTAAAAAAATCAAAATTTTTTATTGCAGCATTGACTATGCTTTCTATAATGTCTGCAAACAGTTTTTCCGCTTCAAAAAAATCTTCACAACAAAAACAACAGCATACAGAATGGAAACAAATTACATTGGAACCTGATTTGGATGGAGATGGAATTAAAGATAAAATAGATGTGGAGTATGCAGAAATGGGTGGTAACATTTACTTAAAATTTACTCCATATGTATTTACTGAAAAAGCTAAATTTGAAAAAGGAAAGCAAGTGGAAAAAACAATAACTAAATCTGATTTTGAAGAAAAATTTGATAATTTTGTTAAAGGATTTATAGCAGAATATCCAAAGAAAAATGGAGGCTCACAACCAGCTGTAACAGAACAGCCAATTGAAACTCAAGATACAAATGCAGAAACTCCAGCTCCGGCTGTAGAAAATAAACCTGAAGAAACAGCAACAACAATAAATAACAAGACTGACGAAACGGATAAAAAACCTGTTTCGCAAAAAAAAAATACAGTCAATTCTGAGGGGAATACGGAAAACGATAAAGCATTAGACAGTCTAAGAGAAAGTAATATGGTAAAAGCCCAAAATACAGTGTTGGATAATAAAAATAATGATAACTCAAATAATTCTGCTCAAAATCAAAATATAAATAGTTCATATTCTTATATCAAACAGTATTTTGGCAAAAGGACAGAAAACCTTACTTTCAATTTTGGATACGATAAACATTCTCCAAGAGATATGGATGAATTTGTATTCATAAAAACTGCAACAAGCATAAGAAAAGAACCAAATTCTAATGCCAAAGTCATAAAATCGGCTACTTATTCACAAAAATACAAAACTACAGGAATCGTTAAAACAAATGTGGGAAATAAATCAGATGAATGGTACGAAGTATTTTTTGATAATCAGCTTGGCTACATTCCAAAATCAGCTGTGGAAAAAAGGGAATTTGACTGGAATGACATGATGAAAAAAGTTGATAAGACAAATAAATTTATAAAAGAAGCAGTTAGCGCAAATAAAAAAATATATGTCTTAGACGATTATGTTCCACTTGGTGGCGGTGAATCTGGAAAACGAGATAAATTTGGGAATCGTGCTAATCAAAGTGAGTTTGGATATATAGATAAAAGTTTTAAGGATTATATAAATATTCCAGATAGAACGATTATGGTTGTAGAAGAAGAAAATGATAAATATGTAAAAGTTAAGATAGATGCGTATGACAACGGTGTCTATTATTTAAAACCTTCTTCAAAAAAATATTTAAAAGAAGCGGGAATTACTGGTGAAGTAAGTAGATTCATCTATGTCGATAGATCTAGTCAGAATGAAATGATTATTGAAAAATCAGGAAATGGATGGAATGTCGTAACTTCTTCATTTGTAACAACTGGAAAGGATGCTGGAAATTCATTTGCTACACCATATGGAACATTCTTAATTGCTTATTCAAAACCTGTAATGTCATATACAGGTTCTGGAGGTGGCGTCGTTGGCGATGCTAAGTATGCAGTAAGATTTAGTGGCGGTGGATATATGCATGGCATTCCCTCCGTTTTTGAGCCAAAGAACACAAGAGAACAACGAAAAGCTGCGACAGCTAAGAAAATTGGGACTTATCCAGAATCACATAAATGTATAAGACACTATGATGACCAGATTAAATTTATTTATGAATGGTTAGGAAATTCGAGTCCAGGACATTCAGAAGGATTTAGAGTACCTAGCGTTCCAACAGTTATGCTGGTAAAATAG
- a CDS encoding pyridoxamine 5'-phosphate oxidase family protein codes for MENTKVKMRRRDREITDNEKIKEIIKACDCCRLGLNDNGKVYIVPLNFGFTEENGNYTFYFHGTRTGRKLDIIKENNYAGFELDTNHEIYTKGDKACNYTARFQSVIGNGKVEIIENSQEKIKALLELMKHNTGKTEWEFDERMLKTVCVFKLVVEEMSCKEHD; via the coding sequence ATGGAAAATACAAAAGTAAAAATGCGAAGACGGGACAGAGAAATTACAGACAATGAAAAAATAAAAGAAATTATAAAAGCCTGTGACTGTTGCCGTCTTGGCTTAAATGACAACGGAAAAGTCTACATTGTCCCACTAAATTTTGGCTTTACCGAAGAAAACGGAAACTATACATTTTACTTTCATGGTACAAGAACAGGGAGAAAACTTGATATAATAAAAGAAAATAACTATGCAGGATTTGAACTTGACACAAATCACGAAATTTACACAAAAGGTGATAAAGCCTGCAATTATACCGCCAGATTTCAAAGTGTAATCGGAAATGGGAAAGTTGAGATTATTGAAAATTCGCAGGAAAAAATAAAGGCGTTGCTGGAACTGATGAAGCATAATACCGGAAAAACAGAATGGGAGTTTGATGAGAGAATGTTGAAGACAGTTTGTGTGTTTAAACTTGTAGTTGAGGAGATGAGCTGTAAGGAGCATGATTAG
- a CDS encoding formate--tetrahydrofolate ligase, whose product MTDIEIAQNAKLKKIGEIAESIGLTEDDFEPYGKYKAKVSLEVLKRNAGKKDGKLILMTAVTPTPPGEGKSTVTVGLTQALNKFGYKSIAALREPSLGPVFGMKGGAAGGGMSQVVPMEEINLHFTGDIHAISAAHNLISACIDNHIHFGNELDIDVNNITFKRVLDMNDRNLRSIVVGLGPKVNGVPRENSFQITVASEIMAIFCLADSITDLKERIGEIVFAYNRKGEMLKVKQLNIQGAVAALLKDAIKPNLVQTLENTPVFIHGGPFANIAHGCNSLLATKMALKLSDYVVTEAGFAADLGAEKFLDIKARLGNLEPNVIVIVATVRALKHHGGDKDLKSENIETLTKGLVNLEKHIESMQKYNLPVVVAINKFITDTDAEIQVIKDFCAKMDVEVANCEIWEKGGEGGKELVEKVMNAIEKNEKSDKKYTPLYDLNLSIQEKIEKIAKEIYGADGVNFAPKALNNIKKYVENGYDKLPICISKTQKSLSDNPNLLGRPTGFTITINEVRLSAGAGFLVAMAGEIIDMPGLPRKPAAELIDIDENGVISGLF is encoded by the coding sequence ATGACAGATATTGAAATTGCTCAAAATGCGAAATTGAAAAAAATCGGTGAGATTGCAGAAAGTATTGGACTTACAGAGGATGATTTTGAGCCGTACGGGAAGTATAAGGCTAAGGTTAGTTTGGAAGTGTTAAAGAGAAATGCAGGGAAAAAAGATGGGAAATTGATTTTGATGACGGCTGTCACTCCTACGCCTCCGGGGGAAGGAAAGTCCACTGTTACTGTTGGATTGACTCAGGCGTTGAACAAGTTTGGATATAAGTCGATTGCGGCACTTAGAGAGCCGTCTTTAGGGCCTGTGTTTGGGATGAAAGGTGGAGCTGCCGGGGGTGGAATGTCGCAAGTGGTACCTATGGAAGAGATAAATTTACATTTTACAGGGGATATTCACGCAATTTCGGCTGCACATAACTTGATTTCTGCGTGCATTGACAATCATATACATTTTGGAAATGAACTTGATATTGATGTGAATAATATTACTTTTAAACGTGTGCTTGATATGAATGACAGAAATTTGAGAAGTATTGTTGTTGGGCTTGGGCCAAAGGTAAATGGCGTGCCTCGTGAAAATTCGTTTCAGATAACAGTTGCTTCAGAAATTATGGCGATTTTCTGTCTTGCCGACTCTATTACTGACTTGAAGGAAAGAATTGGCGAAATAGTTTTTGCATATAACAGAAAAGGGGAAATGCTTAAAGTTAAGCAGCTCAATATTCAAGGGGCAGTAGCGGCATTACTAAAAGATGCGATAAAGCCTAACTTGGTACAGACTTTGGAAAACACACCTGTATTTATTCACGGTGGGCCTTTTGCGAATATTGCACATGGATGTAATTCGTTGCTGGCTACAAAAATGGCTTTGAAATTGTCGGATTATGTGGTTACGGAAGCTGGATTTGCGGCTGATTTGGGGGCTGAGAAATTTTTGGATATAAAAGCTAGGCTTGGGAACTTGGAGCCAAATGTTATTGTAATCGTTGCGACAGTTCGTGCGTTAAAGCATCACGGCGGAGATAAGGACTTGAAGTCGGAAAATATTGAAACATTGACAAAAGGGCTTGTAAATCTTGAAAAACATATTGAAAGCATGCAAAAGTACAATTTGCCAGTTGTTGTGGCAATCAACAAATTTATAACTGATACTGACGCTGAAATTCAAGTGATAAAAGACTTTTGTGCAAAAATGGACGTGGAAGTTGCCAATTGCGAAATTTGGGAAAAAGGTGGAGAAGGTGGAAAAGAACTTGTGGAAAAAGTTATGAACGCTATTGAAAAGAATGAAAAATCAGATAAAAAATATACTCCACTTTATGATTTAAACTTGTCGATTCAGGAAAAAATAGAAAAAATTGCAAAAGAAATTTATGGAGCGGATGGAGTGAACTTTGCACCAAAAGCACTTAACAATATTAAAAAATACGTAGAAAACGGCTATGACAAATTGCCAATATGTATCTCAAAAACACAAAAATCATTGTCAGATAATCCAAATCTGCTAGGACGGCCAACAGGCTTCACAATTACAATCAATGAAGTAAGATTATCAGCTGGAGCAGGATTCTTGGTGGCAATGGCTGGAGAAATTATAGATATGCCGGGGTTACCTAGAAAGCCAGCGGCAGAGTTAATTGACATTGATGAAAATGGGGTGATTTCAGGATTATTTTAA
- a CDS encoding queuosine precursor transporter has translation MEFFRNFQFGVNELMWLGYLLLNFTAVILAYRFWGKAGLLSVVPLSIVIANIQVGKMMTLFGVDTTMGNIAFGGIYLASDILSENEGKKYARKVVSLGFASMLFTTFIMQIVLKIQVAPSDTMQGALNQVFGFMPRLAVASVTGFAASQAFDIWSYQAIRKLRPDFKDIWIRNNASTMLSQILDNIVFSFMAFLGVYSMKEIIVIIFSTYFLKVVIALLDTPFVYIATIWKNNGKVNEE, from the coding sequence TTGGAATTTTTTAGAAATTTTCAGTTTGGAGTAAATGAATTAATGTGGCTAGGCTACTTGCTGCTGAATTTTACAGCGGTAATATTAGCTTATAGATTTTGGGGAAAAGCAGGATTGCTTTCAGTTGTACCGCTTTCAATAGTTATTGCGAATATTCAGGTTGGGAAAATGATGACTTTGTTTGGTGTGGATACGACGATGGGAAATATTGCATTTGGTGGGATTTACTTAGCATCAGATATACTTTCGGAAAATGAAGGGAAAAAGTATGCTAGAAAAGTCGTTTCACTTGGTTTTGCTTCAATGCTGTTCACAACATTTATTATGCAAATCGTCCTAAAAATACAGGTAGCACCGTCTGATACTATGCAAGGGGCTTTAAATCAAGTGTTTGGATTTATGCCAAGACTGGCAGTAGCAAGTGTGACTGGATTTGCAGCTTCACAGGCATTTGACATTTGGTCTTATCAAGCGATCAGAAAATTACGTCCAGACTTTAAAGATATTTGGATTAGAAATAATGCAAGCACAATGTTGAGCCAAATACTTGATAATATAGTATTCTCATTTATGGCATTTTTAGGAGTTTATTCAATGAAAGAAATAATTGTAATTATATTTTCAACTTATTTCCTAAAAGTAGTAATTGCATTATTGGATACACCGTTCGTGTATATTGCAACAATTTGGAAAAATAATGGAAAAGTAAATGAAGAGTAA
- a CDS encoding L,D-transpeptidase, whose product MTKKLNNIIETGKEKMKVKNLKKIEIGLLALINAIIGFNANAANNNTKIELPKEYSENITIEGQEKDVFDYDFNNDGINEKVVVSYSAVDNLLNAVVSIYTNQGGKDILTYQVAFDKKFSIKEIQEMQKMLDKVKEYYPEYSKNIQPNETRYVTIYGDNRNSDISFDKVKFDNHSPKDLNNFLFIKKSSAMLDAPNGNAVASLKFSEKPLILFDMVSDASNSQTKWYYTEFTKRNDTNMARKVKKDKDGKTVAENSTPVRGFVAGSEDNVSRRGFYWDKMVKRMELINRFITETISSGKDLYIITEYKPLSHDKPSEKDKFGNKNNQSIVGYTNSKREGEKINIPDQTVFRVIGEENKMLKIETPFYGGPYYIEKVEGTYQKAENIKGEVNKFIAIDPSSQTEAIFQRDPKTGKYDVITYSFVTTGKDGYGSYETPHGAFQVAFTRPYMTFTRRARGGDRTIAGRSDLAIAGSARYAVRISGGGYMHGIPVGLNFKGSTLNTGIASKIGTYKDSHKCVRHFDDQIEFIVGWVNADSKIKDKDNTIPEEPVIALVL is encoded by the coding sequence GTGACAAAAAAATTAAATAATATAATTGAAACAGGGAAAGAAAAAATGAAAGTAAAGAATTTAAAAAAAATAGAGATTGGATTATTGGCATTAATTAATGCTATTATAGGATTTAATGCAAATGCAGCTAACAATAATACAAAAATAGAGTTACCTAAAGAATATTCAGAAAATATTACTATCGAAGGTCAAGAAAAAGATGTATTTGACTATGATTTTAATAATGATGGAATAAATGAAAAAGTTGTTGTGAGTTATAGTGCAGTGGATAATTTACTTAATGCAGTTGTTTCCATTTATACAAATCAGGGTGGTAAGGACATTTTAACTTATCAGGTAGCTTTTGATAAGAAATTTAGTATTAAAGAAATTCAGGAAATGCAGAAAATGCTTGATAAAGTGAAAGAATATTATCCTGAATACTCTAAAAATATTCAGCCAAATGAAACTAGATATGTTACAATTTACGGAGATAACAGAAATAGTGATATTTCATTTGATAAAGTAAAATTTGACAATCATTCTCCAAAAGATTTGAATAATTTTTTATTTATCAAAAAATCATCAGCTATGCTAGATGCTCCAAATGGAAATGCAGTAGCCAGTTTAAAATTCAGTGAAAAACCGCTAATATTATTTGACATGGTATCTGATGCATCAAATTCTCAGACAAAATGGTATTATACAGAATTTACTAAAAGAAACGATACTAACATGGCAAGAAAAGTTAAAAAGGATAAAGATGGTAAAACAGTTGCAGAAAATTCTACACCTGTTAGAGGATTTGTCGCAGGAAGTGAAGACAATGTTAGCAGAAGAGGGTTCTATTGGGATAAGATGGTTAAAAGAATGGAACTTATAAATAGATTTATTACTGAAACAATAAGCTCTGGAAAAGATTTGTATATTATTACAGAATATAAACCTTTATCGCATGATAAACCAAGTGAAAAGGATAAATTTGGAAATAAAAATAATCAAAGTATTGTTGGATATACAAATTCAAAACGGGAAGGGGAAAAAATAAATATTCCTGACCAGACTGTATTCAGAGTAATTGGCGAAGAAAATAAAATGCTAAAAATTGAAACACCATTTTATGGAGGACCTTATTATATTGAAAAAGTTGAAGGAACTTATCAAAAAGCAGAAAATATAAAAGGTGAAGTAAATAAATTTATAGCAATTGACCCAAGTAGCCAGACTGAAGCAATTTTCCAAAGAGATCCTAAAACTGGGAAATATGATGTTATAACATATTCATTTGTAACTACAGGAAAAGATGGATACGGTTCATATGAAACACCGCACGGAGCATTTCAAGTGGCATTTACAAGACCATACATGACCTTTACAAGAAGAGCAAGGGGAGGCGACAGAACAATTGCTGGAAGATCTGATCTGGCGATTGCAGGAAGTGCCAGATATGCAGTAAGAATCAGCGGTGGAGGTTATATGCACGGAATTCCTGTAGGACTTAACTTCAAAGGATCTACACTAAATACGGGAATTGCAAGTAAAATTGGAACATACAAAGATTCTCATAAATGTGTAAGACATTTTGATGATCAAATTGAATTTATCGTTGGATGGGTAAATGCAGACAGTAAAATTAAGGATAAAGATAATACAATACCTGAAGAACCTGTAATAGCATTAGTTTTATAA